The following coding sequences are from one Arthrobacter crystallopoietes window:
- a CDS encoding ZIP family metal transporter: MGPSLVFGAVASSALVLGALIGVKFELPKRFLAILLSFAAGALITALSFELFQDAYQHGGIWRAAIGLFVGAAVFTALSALLDRWAQPKSRPTPADKYQGSAKLDTNAAAEDRAPTKESTRGAAGMALLAAVTLDGVPENIALGVSLTEGTGGLALLAAIFVSNLPESLVGASSMRSKGKSTGTILGLWLACAVLLVAAVVIGAGPLSGSDPETISLPLAFAAGAVIASLADTLMPEAFEHGGPAVALSTAAGFVLSFVLSLA; this comes from the coding sequence ATGGGACCGTCGCTGGTATTTGGCGCCGTGGCTTCCAGCGCACTGGTGCTGGGCGCGCTCATCGGAGTGAAGTTCGAGCTGCCCAAGCGCTTCCTGGCCATCCTGCTCTCCTTCGCGGCGGGTGCCCTGATCACCGCTTTGAGTTTCGAGCTCTTCCAAGACGCCTACCAGCACGGCGGCATCTGGCGCGCGGCCATCGGGCTCTTCGTGGGGGCGGCCGTCTTCACCGCCCTGAGTGCCTTGCTTGACCGCTGGGCCCAGCCCAAGTCACGGCCCACCCCGGCCGACAAATACCAGGGCAGTGCCAAACTGGACACCAACGCGGCCGCCGAGGACCGCGCGCCCACCAAGGAATCCACCCGGGGCGCGGCAGGCATGGCACTGCTGGCCGCTGTGACGCTCGACGGGGTGCCGGAGAACATCGCCCTGGGCGTCTCGCTGACGGAAGGAACCGGCGGGCTGGCCCTGCTGGCCGCGATCTTCGTGTCCAACCTGCCGGAGTCGCTCGTCGGCGCTTCCTCCATGCGCAGCAAGGGCAAGTCCACGGGCACGATCCTCGGCCTGTGGCTGGCGTGCGCGGTGCTGCTCGTCGCCGCCGTCGTTATTGGGGCTGGTCCCCTGTCCGGCAGCGACCCGGAAACGATCTCCCTGCCGCTGGCTTTCGCCGCCGGCGCGGTCATCGCCTCGCTTGCGGACACGCTCATGCCCGAGGCGTTCGAGCACGGCGGGCCGGCCGTTGCGCTCAGTACCGCCGCCGG
- a CDS encoding DUF4126 domain-containing protein → MFEILTGTGLSAAAGLNAFIPMLILGLLDRYTDLVQLPAEWSWLGNGWVLLIVGLLLVLEIAADKIPMVDSINDWIQTVIRPAAGGIVFGSGVSSETVTVSDPDAFFGGDAWIPVVMGIVIAFAVHLVKMMTRPVLNAATVGAAAPVVSTVEDTASLSLALAAVLLPALVIVVIAAVVLGLWLLYRRFRRPGVRRSSVPRSRF, encoded by the coding sequence ATGTTCGAAATCCTGACCGGCACGGGATTATCTGCGGCAGCGGGACTGAATGCGTTCATTCCGATGCTGATCCTCGGCCTGCTGGACCGGTACACGGACCTGGTCCAGTTGCCCGCCGAGTGGTCGTGGCTGGGCAACGGGTGGGTGCTGCTGATTGTGGGCCTGCTGCTGGTGCTGGAGATCGCCGCGGACAAAATCCCGATGGTGGACAGCATCAACGACTGGATCCAGACCGTCATCCGGCCCGCGGCGGGCGGCATCGTCTTTGGCAGCGGCGTGTCCTCGGAAACCGTGACCGTTTCGGACCCGGATGCCTTCTTCGGGGGCGACGCCTGGATCCCCGTGGTCATGGGCATAGTCATCGCCTTCGCCGTCCACCTGGTGAAGATGATGACCCGGCCGGTGCTCAACGCCGCGACCGTGGGCGCGGCGGCGCCGGTGGTCAGCACGGTCGAGGACACGGCGAGCCTGTCGCTCGCGTTGGCTGCCGTACTGTTGCCGGCGCTCGTGATCGTGGTGATCGCCGCCGTCGTACTTGGCTTGTGGTTGCTGTACCGCAGGTTCCGCCGGCCGGGGGTCAGGCGTAGTAGCGTCCCAAGGTCTCGTTTTTGA
- the tgt gene encoding tRNA guanosine(34) transglycosylase Tgt, translating to MPQSDFSFTVGKRLSETAPPTAAQVEANGGEFKGRTGTIATPHGDIQTPAFIAVGTKATVKAVLPESMKDLGAQALLANAYHLYIQPGPEILDEAGGLGKFMNWAGPTFTDSGGFQVMSLGSGFKKVINMDAAAEAGAGSGADDRVAAGKERLAHVDDDGVWFKSHLNGDRHRFTPEISMQVQHQLGADIMFAFDELTTLMNSRAYQELSLERTRLWAERCIVEHERLTKERSHRPYQALFGVIQGAQYEDLRRKASSDLGAMNFDGFGIGGALEKENLGTIVRWCNEELPEDKPRHLLGISEPDDIFTAIENGADTFDCVSPTRVARNSAFYTPDGRKNLSNAKFKRDFTPLVEGCDCYACANYTRAYIHHLFKANEMVSHTLISIHNERFTVKLVDDARLAIEDGSFFDFKNETLGRYYA from the coding sequence GTGCCGCAATCTGATTTTTCCTTCACCGTAGGCAAACGCCTGTCCGAAACCGCCCCTCCCACCGCCGCCCAGGTCGAGGCCAACGGCGGTGAATTCAAGGGGCGCACCGGCACCATCGCCACCCCGCACGGCGACATCCAGACGCCGGCCTTCATTGCCGTCGGCACCAAGGCCACGGTGAAGGCGGTGCTCCCCGAATCCATGAAGGACCTCGGTGCCCAGGCGCTGCTGGCCAACGCGTACCACCTCTATATCCAGCCCGGCCCGGAGATCCTGGACGAGGCCGGCGGCCTGGGGAAGTTCATGAACTGGGCCGGCCCCACCTTCACCGACTCGGGCGGCTTCCAGGTGATGAGCCTGGGCTCCGGCTTCAAGAAGGTCATCAACATGGACGCGGCCGCGGAGGCCGGGGCGGGTTCCGGCGCCGATGACCGGGTGGCGGCGGGCAAGGAGCGCCTCGCCCACGTGGACGACGACGGCGTCTGGTTCAAGTCCCACCTCAACGGCGACCGGCACCGCTTCACGCCGGAGATCTCCATGCAGGTCCAGCACCAGCTCGGCGCGGACATCATGTTCGCCTTCGACGAGCTGACCACGCTGATGAACTCCCGCGCTTACCAGGAGCTCAGCCTGGAACGGACCCGGCTCTGGGCCGAGCGCTGCATCGTGGAGCATGAGCGGCTGACCAAGGAGCGTTCGCACCGGCCGTACCAGGCGCTCTTCGGCGTCATCCAGGGTGCCCAGTACGAGGACCTGCGCCGCAAGGCCAGCAGCGACCTCGGCGCCATGAACTTCGACGGCTTCGGCATCGGCGGCGCGCTGGAAAAGGAGAACCTGGGCACCATCGTGCGCTGGTGCAACGAGGAACTGCCCGAGGACAAGCCGCGCCACCTGCTGGGCATTTCCGAACCCGATGACATCTTCACCGCCATCGAAAACGGTGCGGACACCTTCGACTGTGTCTCCCCCACCCGGGTGGCCCGCAACTCCGCCTTCTACACCCCGGACGGCCGCAAAAACCTCTCCAACGCCAAGTTCAAGCGCGATTTCACCCCGCTGGTGGAGGGCTGCGACTGCTACGCCTGCGCCAACTACACGCGCGCCTACATCCACCACCTGTTCAAGGCCAACGAGATGGTCAGCCACACCCTGATCTCCATCCACAACGAGCGGTTCACGGTGAAACTGGTCGACGACGCCCGCCTGGCCATCGAGGACGGTTCCTTCTTCGACTTCAAAAACGAGACCTTGGGACGCTACTACGCCTGA
- a CDS encoding SRPBCC domain-containing protein, with the protein MKTESESGPRKLSVHINADAQQVWIMLREPKRLAQWHGWELDGLDEEIKEIYFAGAVESPDHKKLTLGNGDTFIIEPVEDGVQLTLERGLLDPASEMAHWDKDLTEGWTTFLQQLRFMLERHPNTPRQTTYFSADSVPEGGLLQSLGLTDLPEPGEPYEAALSTGESISGKVWFRTKSQLGLTVQSYAEHGDGLLILATMPQLMDERPDGGTQVLITTYGLGAKSLAALREAWDGWREQHFPSSEPLSTRSRSRDELPVR; encoded by the coding sequence GTGAAAACAGAATCAGAATCTGGTCCCCGCAAGCTCAGCGTCCACATCAACGCAGACGCCCAGCAGGTATGGATCATGCTGCGCGAACCGAAACGGCTAGCGCAATGGCACGGCTGGGAGCTGGACGGTCTCGATGAGGAGATCAAAGAGATCTACTTTGCCGGCGCCGTCGAAAGCCCTGACCACAAGAAGCTCACCCTGGGCAATGGCGATACGTTCATCATCGAGCCGGTGGAGGACGGCGTCCAGCTGACACTCGAACGCGGACTCCTGGACCCGGCGTCGGAAATGGCGCATTGGGACAAGGACCTCACCGAGGGGTGGACCACGTTCCTGCAGCAGCTGCGTTTCATGCTCGAACGGCACCCGAACACGCCGCGGCAGACCACGTACTTTTCGGCCGATTCCGTACCCGAAGGCGGCCTGCTGCAGAGCCTGGGCCTGACGGACCTGCCGGAGCCCGGCGAGCCGTACGAGGCAGCCCTGAGCACGGGCGAATCGATCAGCGGGAAGGTCTGGTTCCGCACGAAATCACAGCTCGGGCTGACGGTCCAGTCCTATGCCGAGCACGGGGACGGCCTGCTGATCCTCGCCACCATGCCCCAGCTTATGGACGAAAGGCCCGACGGCGGCACGCAGGTTCTGATTACCACCTACGGCTTGGGTGCCAAATCGCTGGCCGCCCTCCGGGAGGCCTGGGATGGCTGGCGGGAGCAGCATTTCCCCTCCTCGGAGCCCTTGTCCACGCGCAGCCGCTCCCGCGACGAGCTGCCCGTGCGCTAG
- a CDS encoding DUF6707 family protein, which translates to MTEQQPQTYVHNVKAEAVEPGHMFLRRRGKQSAAVVSSAVEKDDFGSPALVIAKLADGTQVRIAHGSSIRVASTRPFQKAPTVLTNSDLELIPAEEGTPEAVIVGTARAHPKDIRVQRLAARLSKGLNTKAGSNLQDVRDLAHRLFVDLADEDNALHVCRLVTDLPFDGNFGRWKWIQSTLAIAAYITHEAGDIEESQRLGDAMRAPDEAEEEDPLRAKMNAVVRQRQLNEPNLYDSEIHRAMASGDQSAEHEWRVERLSTLMYLRTHGGSETLEPAELDRRIANELVAIRALNGKLTAP; encoded by the coding sequence ATGACCGAGCAACAGCCACAGACATACGTCCATAATGTCAAAGCTGAGGCGGTTGAACCGGGCCATATGTTTCTGCGGCGGCGCGGAAAACAATCGGCCGCGGTGGTGTCCTCCGCCGTCGAAAAGGATGATTTCGGCTCGCCGGCGCTGGTGATCGCCAAGCTCGCCGACGGGACGCAGGTGCGTATCGCCCACGGATCGAGCATCCGGGTTGCCTCCACACGGCCCTTCCAGAAGGCTCCGACCGTCCTGACCAACAGCGACCTTGAGCTGATCCCCGCCGAGGAGGGCACGCCCGAGGCGGTCATCGTGGGCACCGCGCGGGCCCATCCGAAGGACATCAGGGTCCAGCGCCTCGCGGCCCGCCTGAGCAAGGGGCTGAACACCAAGGCCGGCAGCAACCTACAGGATGTGCGGGATCTGGCGCACCGGCTGTTCGTCGACCTGGCGGATGAGGACAACGCCCTCCATGTCTGCCGGCTGGTAACGGATCTGCCCTTCGACGGCAACTTCGGCCGCTGGAAGTGGATCCAGTCCACGTTGGCGATCGCCGCCTACATCACCCATGAGGCCGGCGACATCGAGGAGTCGCAGCGGCTCGGCGACGCCATGCGCGCCCCGGACGAGGCGGAAGAGGAAGATCCGCTGCGCGCGAAGATGAACGCCGTGGTCCGCCAGCGCCAGCTCAACGAGCCCAACCTCTACGACTCGGAAATCCACCGGGCCATGGCCTCCGGCGACCAGTCGGCGGAGCACGAGTGGCGCGTCGAACGCCTTTCCACCCTGATGTACCTGCGCACCCACGGCGGTTCCGAGACCCTGGAGCCGGCCGAACTGGACCGCCGCATCGCGAATGAATTGGTGGCCATCCGCGCACTGAACGGCAAGCTGACCGCTCCCTGA
- a CDS encoding NUDIX hydrolase family protein, whose amino-acid sequence MNVRTPDPYPGWLSEEDLYEARQRLPMVYVEAVPVRLDSLGYVTEVGLLLQASDEGQMVRTFVSGRVMYRETIRAALIRHLEKDLGPLAFPQLPASPVPFTVAEYFPSPSETGMTDDRQHCVALAYLIPVTGECEPRQDALELTWMTPDDALSSEVQSEFVGGRGNLLRHALAHAGWCR is encoded by the coding sequence ATGAATGTTCGCACTCCCGACCCGTATCCAGGCTGGCTCTCCGAAGAGGATCTCTACGAGGCCCGGCAGCGTTTGCCCATGGTCTATGTGGAGGCTGTTCCGGTGCGGCTGGACTCCCTCGGCTACGTAACCGAAGTCGGGCTCCTGCTGCAGGCCTCGGACGAGGGACAGATGGTGCGCACGTTCGTCTCGGGTCGGGTGATGTACCGGGAGACCATCCGTGCGGCGCTCATCCGGCATCTGGAAAAGGATCTTGGGCCGCTGGCGTTCCCGCAACTGCCAGCCTCCCCCGTGCCCTTTACCGTGGCCGAGTACTTCCCCTCCCCATCGGAAACCGGGATGACGGATGACCGCCAGCACTGTGTCGCGCTGGCCTACCTGATCCCCGTTACCGGTGAGTGCGAGCCACGGCAGGATGCCCTGGAACTGACCTGGATGACGCCGGACGACGCCCTGAGCTCGGAGGTCCAGTCGGAGTTCGTCGGCGGGCGCGGCAACCTGCTGCGCCATGCGCTGGCCCATGCCGGCTGGTGCCGCTGA
- a CDS encoding VOC family protein, whose product MLRVRPVHYTSRMHEYKELLTALGLAVTADYGTWMEFDAGHGRLAVHAMPAGPDDGVTSLGFEARDLEEFRRRTEEAGTRAEPFSADHGGSVKVTSPEGTVFLVDRANEAAEPHDADPSLTVAAVWTTTELPTAAKVLADIGARRPSAARAGGRNESGHVDWDLTDVGRVDFAAKNGGIITVQQGAAAGIALGFEYDGGLEVLRDRLASAGIQARLAEDDAGARVLFVPDPDAAGGATSAGGRNISIREATAPRA is encoded by the coding sequence ATGCTGCGAGTCCGCCCCGTCCACTACACCTCCCGCATGCACGAGTACAAGGAACTGCTGACCGCGCTCGGGCTCGCCGTCACCGCCGACTACGGGACCTGGATGGAGTTCGACGCCGGTCACGGGCGGCTCGCGGTCCACGCCATGCCCGCGGGGCCCGACGACGGCGTCACCTCGCTCGGCTTCGAGGCACGGGACCTGGAGGAATTCCGCCGCCGGACCGAGGAGGCCGGGACGCGGGCCGAGCCCTTCTCGGCAGACCACGGCGGCAGTGTGAAGGTCACTTCGCCGGAGGGCACCGTGTTCCTGGTGGACCGCGCCAACGAGGCGGCCGAACCGCATGACGCGGATCCGTCGCTGACGGTAGCCGCGGTGTGGACCACCACCGAGCTGCCCACGGCGGCCAAGGTGCTCGCGGATATCGGTGCCCGCCGGCCCTCCGCGGCACGGGCTGGCGGCCGGAACGAATCCGGCCATGTGGACTGGGACCTGACCGACGTGGGCCGGGTTGATTTCGCCGCCAAGAACGGCGGGATCATCACGGTTCAGCAGGGCGCTGCCGCCGGGATTGCCCTCGGCTTCGAGTACGACGGCGGGCTCGAGGTTCTGCGCGACAGGCTGGCTTCGGCCGGGATCCAGGCTCGGCTGGCGGAGGACGACGCCGGCGCCCGCGTCCTCTTCGTGCCGGACCCCGACGCCGCTGGAGGTGCTACCAGCGCAGGCGGCCGGAACATCAGCATTCGCGAGGCAACCGCACCCCGGGCCTGA
- a CDS encoding YdeI/OmpD-associated family protein, translated as MAAELPELLLPDAAAWRDWLQEHHDSSPGVWLVLHKKGGTVTTLDYAGALEEALCFGWIDGQAKRRDAESSFQRFSPRSKRSIWSLRNVARIEQLEAAGKMHDAGRAAVAAAQADGRWDKAYAGPATAEVPEDLAAAIAAVPRAQAMFDVLTSQNRFALIFRLSQLKTEDARRKKIAGFVEMLARHEAPYPQKKKPAE; from the coding sequence ATGGCCGCCGAACTCCCCGAACTGCTGCTGCCCGACGCCGCCGCCTGGCGCGACTGGCTGCAGGAGCACCATGACAGCTCGCCCGGCGTGTGGCTCGTGCTGCACAAGAAAGGCGGAACCGTCACCACTCTCGACTATGCCGGCGCGCTCGAAGAGGCGCTGTGTTTCGGCTGGATCGATGGGCAGGCCAAGCGGCGCGACGCGGAGAGTTCCTTCCAGCGGTTCAGCCCACGAAGCAAACGCAGCATCTGGTCGCTGCGCAACGTGGCGCGGATCGAGCAGCTGGAGGCGGCAGGAAAAATGCACGACGCCGGACGCGCGGCGGTCGCGGCGGCGCAGGCCGATGGGCGGTGGGACAAGGCCTATGCCGGACCCGCGACGGCTGAAGTGCCCGAGGATCTCGCCGCGGCGATCGCTGCCGTGCCCCGGGCGCAGGCCATGTTCGACGTGCTGACCTCGCAGAACCGGTTCGCGCTGATCTTCCGGCTCAGCCAGCTCAAGACCGAGGATGCCCGCCGCAAGAAGATCGCAGGTTTCGTGGAGATGCTGGCCCGGCACGAGGCGCCGTACCCGCAGAAGAAGAAGCCTGCTGAATAG
- a CDS encoding ABC transporter ATP-binding protein, whose translation MSPADAPAPKGHLVIDAVTKSFGDTSVLRGVSLSVHRGITTAIVGPSGSGKTTLLRLIAGFEAPDSGSITLDGEAVANGGRLVPAHRRNVGYVAQDGALFPHLSVGRNIAFGLEKKRFGSKAAVEGRIAELLDMVSLEPGYAGRRPDELSGGQQQRVALARALAREPELMLLDEPFSALDAGLRVATRKAVARTLAAAGVTTILVTHDQAEALSFADQVAVMRRGILAQIGNPFVVYTRPADRETAEFLGDAVILNAELQGSLATCALGGIPVRRPTCQGKVHLMLRPEQIRISDGGPIRGTVLETDFFGPEVTVRLELHGPRDAQGNRQRGETITIRHWNATLAKPGSELFLRVIGEGVAFPAS comes from the coding sequence ATGAGCCCTGCTGACGCTCCGGCGCCGAAGGGCCACCTGGTCATCGACGCCGTCACCAAGTCCTTTGGCGACACGTCCGTACTCCGTGGCGTCAGCCTGTCCGTTCACCGCGGAATTACGACGGCGATCGTGGGCCCCTCGGGCAGCGGCAAGACTACGCTGCTGCGGCTGATTGCCGGCTTCGAGGCACCGGACTCCGGCTCCATCACGCTCGACGGCGAGGCGGTGGCCAACGGCGGCAGACTGGTCCCCGCGCACCGGCGGAACGTGGGCTATGTGGCGCAGGACGGAGCGCTGTTCCCGCATCTGAGCGTGGGGCGGAACATCGCCTTCGGACTGGAGAAGAAGCGGTTCGGCTCCAAGGCTGCGGTGGAGGGCCGGATCGCGGAACTACTGGACATGGTCTCGCTGGAACCCGGGTACGCCGGGCGCCGGCCGGACGAGCTTTCCGGCGGCCAGCAGCAGCGCGTCGCCCTGGCCCGGGCGCTGGCCCGCGAGCCGGAACTGATGCTGCTGGACGAACCGTTCAGTGCCTTGGACGCCGGTCTCCGGGTAGCCACCCGCAAGGCGGTGGCTCGCACCCTCGCCGCCGCCGGGGTGACCACCATTCTCGTCACGCACGACCAGGCCGAGGCGCTCTCCTTCGCGGATCAGGTGGCGGTGATGCGCCGCGGCATCCTGGCCCAGATCGGCAACCCCTTTGTGGTTTACACGCGGCCCGCAGACCGGGAGACGGCAGAGTTCCTGGGCGATGCGGTCATCCTCAACGCGGAACTGCAGGGTTCCCTGGCCACCTGCGCGCTTGGCGGTATCCCAGTCCGCCGGCCAACGTGCCAGGGGAAGGTGCACCTGATGCTGCGCCCGGAGCAGATCCGCATTTCCGACGGCGGCCCTATCCGCGGCACCGTGCTGGAGACGGACTTCTTCGGGCCCGAGGTGACGGTGCGGCTGGAACTGCACGGGCCCCGGGATGCGCAGGGAAACAGGCAGCGCGGGGAGACCATCACCATCCGCCACTGGAACGCGACGCTGGCCAAGCCCGGCTCGGAACTGTTCCTGCGCGTGATCGGCGAGGGCGTGGCCTTCCCGGCGTCCTGA